CAAATCCAATCATCCTTGATAAGCTCtgcaaaaatacaaaaaaagaaGAGTCAACACCACTGACTTGCATATCGTGGATAAGGGAATTCCATACTTTCCTTTGCCAAATAAACCTTTGAAAAATGGCCAGTAGCACACAACCAAATATGAACAGCAAAACAGTTCTCCTATGCCGGATCGATGACCATTTCTAACAGGTGCTTGCCATCCCAACAACTTGGTAACCAGTGCTGTGATTTGAATAAGCAAAATAGTTGTACCAGGTACAAAAATCTGAGAGTTGTTGAAAGTGAATTtaccattattttctttagcaCCCTCATTGGATGATGATTGctctttttttgttatttcaaacaCACTGTCTGATATTCCAAATAGCTTAAGCAGGAAATGCAAAAATCCAAAAAACCAAGCATTTGTGGTGGTTATCCTTGCCATTCTTTCACTGTTTAACCATGTTCGAATTGACAACCCTGTTCTCAAGTACTCTACAAGAGTACTTATGTTGTACATCACAAACACAATGACAAGAATCCATTGCCCGAGTTCCTGCAGACCAACGAAAAATGTGTGCATTGAGTAAGTTATTGGATATtaagtaatattttgaaatttatgtaaCTATCTTGAAACTCTTGTACTTTTTTATAGCCTTAAAAAAAAGCACAAAGTAAACAATCAAAATTATGttgatagaagaaaaaaatattgtttaatgtatgtttttatttaagtctcacaaaatgaatttataaataagtttgtaattaatttacatactttaaatttattttgtttttaattgatgCATATTCTTAGATTAAGATATGTATCAAACATAAGATTAGATATGAATAGTAATTTAATAACAATCTGATAACTAATAACATAATAAGttcaataaataacaaattttgataaagCTTTGTGATATAGTTTAAcaagtaaattttaaacattttccagtccaacaaaatatgtttataagatgaaatttacAATTAGAtactataaatttgtttttatctttagtcTACTATTaccaattttaataattcaattacaaaaaataaattttggtgATATGATACTGAGAATTGTGTATGCAAgctaaacttttttattatgaagagatttttatctttaagaaaattgaagtttaattattgaatgaataaaaattactttaactATGAGTTTGAAATTTGCATGTGATCTAAGTTCATACCTTGGGAAAGAAAGTATAGTTGTTGATGATGCAATAAGCAGGGAGAAGAGTGTAGCAAATTTCAGGAACAGATCGTAAGCCCCAAGTTTGTGCCCAAAGATAGCCCAAACACTGTCTGAATTGGAGCTTACCAAACAAGGTTCCTAAAATTGGAGAGTGTTTGCTTAGGAGAATATCAAGCAATCCTGAGACCCATCTCTTTTGTTGAATCATTACAGTTATGAAATCCTGAGGTGAGCAACCCATAAAGGGTATAAGTTCTGGTGAACAGGTTTCAGATCTCCATCCTTGTGTGTGTATTTTCAGCCCTGTAAGTGCATCCTCTGCTATTGATCCATACATCCAACCCACCTAAAATTAACAACCATGACAGAAAAGAAGGTGAAcgttttcaaaaacaaattaacttttaattacattttttttttttgttgtgttgatGAATAtacttgttttccaacaaaCAAGAAAGACGAGAATTTTAAAAGCTTACCTGTTTACCCCAACCAGTACCATGGTCATATTCAGCACTGCCAACTTCTTTGGCTGCCtcaacatatttcaaaatattatcattGGAAGCCAATGTCTTCCCTTCCAAAGCATCAGTAGCTGATTCCAAAAACCTCTTTGAACTTCcaaatattcttttcttttctgagAGTTTCTCTGCAAACACATTTATATTACAACATGGTATATCAGatgattataatttcaaaagttgAAGTTTCTTATCAGTTGACCTTTTGAAACTGAGAATgagtataataattttataaactcatAAACGATAACAGTGAAATCAAAGTACCATCTGTGATGTCATGATGCTTCTTTCCATTTCGAATGTGATGATCCGGAGAAAGGCCATAAATTACTTTTCTTCTGTGCANGCAATTTGTTCCANNGTAANATATTCCTTGGATCCCTGCTANCCCACCACNCAGGTACTGCATTGCACAAAAGGAGNATGTCTCAAATCAATCTTATAACTCTTATTTTTTGCAANTCATATTAAGGGTTTTGCTAGNTGTCGTGAAACTNGACGCACCAGAAACTTTGCCACAAGTTGATTTCCAAAAGGGTCATCCTTNAGTCCATCGTAGAATTGCTGGATACATTGTGCNAATGCAACTTCTTTCTCTCCNTTTGAATCTAGTAAAATGCAGAGGGCGTGTTGGACAATCTTTGGATTNTGAACATACATGTCACAATCAACGTTGAGNATAAAAGGAGCATTTGTCATCACTCCAGAAATTCTTGTCTGTTCATGATACAAAANGTATGAAAGAANTCTGAATACAAAATAATGATACAGATTACTAACAgtaactgaagaaaagaaactcACCAACACATTCATGGCACCAGCTTTATGATGATGTGGATGTTCCTGCTTCTTTTCTCTACATACGTAGACTAAGTGTGGCAACTCGTCTGAATGACCTTTGTTTTCGCATATTACCTAAACATAGTGCAAAAGtatttgttttgaagctatatACATGGATAATCCAAGGTtatcatatcatattaaaaaatgaattttaaacaaattttacggataggtttttaattatgatattatgttaaaaaatgaattttaaacttaactcaatcttacaaaatttgttttgtagATACAAATCTCACCTTATAAGTTAATTGTGGGAAGATAAAATAGACTTGAAGTTTTCTTCTTAATAGATatcatagatttttttttagaagagaTTATAAGAAGATTTGTTAGTAATGAACCATGtataagaaaacatattttcaacctaaaacctAATAAATTTATGAACTCTTACTTATATACTAAatcattttatacatttttataagcAATATGGAATTTTCAACTTACCTTAAATTTCTAgaatatgttaataataattaattaatttttaaaaatcattatttggttgaagaaaaagtaaatccaacaaattaaaaaattgacaactttaattaattaaattttttgatcgatttctaattattatttttggatcgGGTTGATTTTCAACTTCTAACATTAATTATTGAGTGTAAACCAAAAACTCGGTTATCCTCACATACTTctttttagttatataaaaattaacataacaTAGCTTACAACATAACATATCCTCAGTTAGGGATAGCAAAAAAATTTCCGCCCGGAGATGTCCGCAGATAAAATTCGCGATGGATAGTTGATATCCACGGATATTTACTATCCGAAACCCGCggatagcgggtattttaatacctgctTATAAACAGGTCGGATTCGGATATTACATTATCCGATCCGCGGATATCGGTTACCcgctaaaaaattgaaattacatttttatccataaacttaaattaggttttattcttttgtctttttgtttttatttgtttcagaaATTAAGTGGTCAAAATGAAGATATGGAAGAAGAAACATAAATCTTGGAATcttatttttagaacaattatttttaaaatcatttgtatttggatacatgttgcattattaatttttattaatttgaatttatgttttaacttttatttacttatctattgaatttatttggatatatgttttaaatattatttgtattttttttttgcaatttaatttggatttcatttaaaaacttaaaaaatatccaacGGATATCTAGGGATTGAAAAAAATCCGTGGGTTGAAAACGAATATCCacgggttgaaaaaaatctaCGAATTTTTTTAGACGGATATCCGACGGGTAACAGATCGGGTTTGGATACAATTTTGTCTGGCGTGTCGGGTTcaggtatcacactatccgacccgaacccgaTTCGTTATCATCTCTATTCAAGATAATATTATTGTATGTTAAAAcagttttattataatagttttacTTTTCAGTGAAAATATTgcatactaaaaataataatttaagggaaatttaaataaaaataaaaattttattgaaatataataatttcagtaaatttaattttggtttaatgtttcaataggtccctattttcgtccagaatttcaaataggtcctTTACTTTTTTGGCATCTCAATtgggtctttatttttgttaatttgatgcaAATAAATCTTTTTTGTCAATTTCTTCAAACAACGTTAATGAGTGTGTGATGTGACTTGGTGGCAGTGCAGTTTTAATACAGGTGTCAATAAAAACGTGTCTGAAtgctattttttaaaatttaaaattaaataattaagtacatgtattataatttttgttcaaattaattaaagaaaggaCAAAGGTGGAAAATGGTATTGTTATATTTTGCTGAAACATCTATCCTCTCTGCAACtgagaaatcaaaatcaaaacgaCTGGAAATATCTCTTTTCTCAGCCACCTTCATTTACTGTTAGCCATGGATCATTCTTCGCAACTGTGTCACCTATTTTAAGTTCTTAACTCCTATCTtctctttacaatttttttttctcacactCAAATCCTTCTTCGTTTTGTTAAAACACCATGCAGCCCAATCCCTCAAAATTCACTATTTTTTCCGCTTTAACTTTCTTAGATTCAAAATTCACACTTGCCCTTGCCGTTTATCTCTTCTCATAATCTCTCAACTTTTGGGCTTTTCAGATTTCACTGAAGAAACTTCTCATCTCGGGTTTCAATTATTGAGGGAAAAATTTCGAATTTGATTACTtattttaccacttttgggtTTTGGCCTTTGgtatttgttgaaatttgtgtttttgtaaGGTTTCCCCTTTGTGGGGGCTTCTGTTTGGAAATTTCTAGGTTTTGGTCGGGGTTTATCGGGTGTTGCTCTTTCCTGCTGATGGCTACCGTGGTTGAAGAAAACAACGTTGAGTAATAGTGATCCCGAAGATGCAAAGGGACTGTTAACAATGAAGAGGCGCGAAGCCAACGATGATGAAGAAGCCGAAGGAGAAGAAGTCACTGATAAGAGGGAAGTTGGTAGAGTAGAGGTTCTGATAACTTGGATGATGAAGGAGGTGTTACAATGTTCCCTTTCATGTTGTACCATTAAGGAACTCTAAATCTCAACTTTTtccaatttgattttgattttgattttgatttcgaTTTCGCAGAAGGGAAGGGAATGAGGTTTCAGCACttacttttaattgattttccatttttgcccttacttatattatatttttactctgtacatttcatttttttaatttaaaaataaaataaatacaattaaaacaTGTTCTTAATGCCACGTAATTTAAAGTTATACTGTGAACATGTTAGGTAACATTTTTTAACGGACGTTTGATTAATTTAACGGCAAACCTTTATTTgtatcaaattaacaaaaatcctttatttgtatcaaattaacaaaaataagaacccaattgagattttgaaaaagaaagggatgTAATTGAGATTTTAGACGAAAATAGgaacctattgagacattaaacctttaattttctttataaggAAAACAAATTGACAGAGTAGGAAAAAGTACACGTGCAATAATTTATGAGGTACCTTAATTATGGTTGGATGGTTTCTAAGCTGTGTATCGGAGAAGATAGCAAATTCTCCAATAAGTGGAATCGAGTTTTGTGATGCATTCATAATTTTACTGCAAAGGTCCTCATACTCCTTCtgcaaacaaacacaaataacgTTAGTTGAAGTTTTCATTGaaagatatattaattaatattagataattaaatattttataatattataactttatactttttaattaattttaaatttatgtaatccaacataaaaaaaaaataaaaaaattcaagtaatatttgttaagaaattagaatttaaaatagttatcatttcttaataaaataaataaatattttattaaaaataaaaataattaattaagaaactaataaataagtgtcatatcaaattaataatacaaaaaaaaataagaacataacAATAACCCAAAAAACTTAATCCCGAAAATTCTGTCACTGTCGGATTCGAATGATATTTGGCTAACaagtttgtaaatatttttcttttcttttcatgttttgaattgTTAATTTGAAATGTCTAGAGAGtcacaataattattatagtttaaaatatgtttatcttcttttttagtTATAGGTATTATTATTTGGTTTTACTTTGAGTCATTATTGCAACTTTTTTATGTTAGATattctttatattctttttatttttccgttctcaaattgttattaaaaaaactaataataaataatatgtaaagattatattttagtataatgtaaaacatgatttttttataatttgaagacgaaaaatatatttaattttttaaaatataaaatattattgtacttTTGAAAGAACTTAATTTAAGTTACCACGTTATTGAATTGTGGATTTTTTTATACATTCCCATCAAGAAATTTGTCCCATCTCTATTGTCGAAAGGATCGTGAGAGTGTTGCCATACATATGGATAAAAAGTTGCAACTTGTACAGTGACATTTAGTGCAAGTCATTGCAAAAGGCAAATGGTTTTCGTTGTTTTAGCTATATGTGGATGAAAGCTTCGTTTTGTCAACCACTGTGTTGTCTTATGTTGGAATCATTAAAGTGAATAAgacttcattttaaaaaaattattatgatattttaataactttttttaacatttttttaacaacagatatcatcattttattagtctgtttgaatttatgtttaaaaaatatttaaaacagattaatcacaaaatatacattgtcaacaaattgtgaaaaaatattgttaaaaaaactttttccttcaaaaatatactaataaaaCAATGTACCGGAATATAAAACTATTACTTTTTACAACaacttttaaaaactataaagaaaAATCTATTAATTGGCTGTTagcataagaaaaatattaattaaaattaatcagaTGAAAAGTGAGATTATCAGGTTGTGTGTACATAATTTTTCTGGTTGTTAACAAAAAAAGTTGAAGGTTTTTTTACCGTCTCAAATTTGTCCAATGGTCATGGGTTAATTGTATGGACTCACGAACATCATTAAAGTGAAGCCGTCAGGACAACTTATTAACGTTAGACTCGTTATAACGTTTCACGACTTTactttttcaacaatttataaaaaaatcgtTTAGATTAATTCCCTGTAACTTTACTTTTGAAGTCATCGACTAATTTAATGttcaataatgtttttttttgacaaatttgtCCAAatatgttaagaaaaaaaaacaaggttGAAAGTATACAAGGTTACCTTGAGTCTTCGCCAGTCTTGAATGAATTCTGGTGAATGTTCATTGTTTGCAGGATTGGTGTTGTTAGAGAAGTATCTGAAGGGCACTCTAAGTTGAATGTTGTAGTTCTTACAGAAGGGTACCCAAAGCTTAGCAAACTTAGAAGCTTCGAGAAGGGCATAGAAGTTAAGAGGGGAGCATCCATCGTCAGAAACATAGCAAGCCAGCTTGTTGGTAGGATAATCAAGTGCCAAGAGAGACAAGACAGTGTTGATTGTGATGATAGGTGGCTCAAGAACAGGGTCCGCTGTTGTCACAAATAGATCAACTGATGGAAGCTCAGGCTCGGGTACCCTATTGGAAACAGACATGTgtattatataataagaaaaacaatacaAGTTGACCTAACAGTATTAACTGTATTAGTACCGAAGCAAGAGACGATCTATGTAGGTTCTGGTATATGCAGGAGACCATTTGGTGTTGATGACGAGAATCCAAGCGAAAGTGAACCATGATTCGCATATGACAGCAACGAAGAAAGGGAAGGTGTTGCTGTCATCATGGAAAATACGATAACCAAGAAGCAGGAAGAGGAGGAGCAAAATCAAGGAATCCATTGTTCTTGAAAACGTGTACTTCACCCAAATTTTATCATAAAGAGGGAGACTTTTCTCATTCGCCATGTTCAACGATCAATGGATAACTCAAAGGCTCAAATGGGGTGAATTAGTATGTGGCTTTATATTGTGACAGAGCGTATTTCAGTCGTCTTGATCAAGCACTTTAGGTGATGAGGATAAGGTTGGTtgaatgatataataatataagaaaaaggtAAGTTAAATTCTTTCGAATGAAGTAGAAATTAAGATAGTTGAAGAAACTTGACCAAGTTACTTGCATATTTTCTTGTACagaaacaaagtaaaataagtgaaaatatttgACAGATAAATTAGTGTTGTTGATggagaataaaatttaaaaaaaaaaaatcactttctatttctctctccaAAATTAATGTTGTCAAGCaagttcatttaattttattttcagtctgTTTGAACCAGACAAGCAATGACGTAGTAGTAGCTATGTGTCATCGTTATGCATGGTCGACTGAACAATTAACTGATCTCTTGTAGTCTAAAGATAGTAAAGGGGTCactttattttacatataaattaaaataacaaataatttaaaatattacttttgtgTATTATATGATTAAGGTTTAATCTCAtctgagtttttattttggttcgaaatcttaaataggttttttttttttgtatcaatcggattttttttatagtaaatttgattcaattagagGTCTACCGTCAAATTCAATAAACGGTCATTTAAGTTTGGTCTACGTGGTATGGTTAGAGTATTCATTGATTTGACGTGgcattttgaattaatttttgtattaaaaaaatggattgaGCAAAGGTTAAATCAGATCTCTTCAAGgatattttcttcttcagaaCCCTAAAATCCTAAAAGAGAGAAACGCCTCTTCCTTCAACCTCCAACGCGGCAGTCCCTACCTACCCTATGTCGTGCCTTCCTTTCGTCGGCCAAGAGTATCGTCGACGACATCACCCACGTCGGATGGAGCAGTCCAAACTTTGTCCTCCTTTTCGCGTGTGAGAGAGAAATCTCGTCTCTCCTTGTGATGTCGTCGGCACGAACCAGGATCACCACCGCCGACACCGTCCTCAATAACCGGTCGGAGTCGTGAGGATTGGTCTCCTCTCCCACTGTTAAGACTATGCCTCTTTGCTAAATGGATGTGCACTTGAAAGATCTCACTTTCACCCTGAAAAAGCTACAGGTATTTAATGCAAGGACTGAAGTTGCTGGTAAACCATCACTTCGTTGCCCAGCTACACAAAGCAAAACCCCAATAAGCAGCAAAAAATAGGAAATGTGAAGCGAAtaacaaaggtaaaaaatggAGCAAGTAAATTTCTCTTCTCAGTTCTCACCAAGTCTTGCAATTGCCGACAACAGCATAACATGGTACTATTGAGTTCAAAGTTTCAAAATTGGAGAAACAAtcacaaataaaagaaaaaaaaggagtagCCATATGAGAGACATGGATGGGAAAGTTTGCGTTAACATGATAGCGATGTGTGTGTTGTCTGTGAGTGTTGGAAGTTGATAGTTAATGAGGAAAATGAGGATAGAAAAAAGTTACCGACTACAAAAGAACAAGCTTTTCAACTACTTGGATCTAAGAATAGGTTTGCCTTTAATGTTGACGGTTCCATCTTGTGTATAGTCCTAGTTCACCACCGTCTCCTCTGCCATGATCATCTTTGCTTAACTCAGTAACAGAAATAGAACTTAGATTCCTAACTCCGTTTTCAGGAAAGAAAGGTTTTGGGGATGGGAGAGAACAACccttaatatttttcatttttccaccTTTGTCCTTCCTTCAATCACATATCACCTCTCTccataaaatttctttaaaagaaaactcAATTTTAATGTCCCATGTCATTACTCATTCAACTGAGCATGCCAAGTTACCAAATATTAAATGGTCGTTTGGTGAATTTGAAGACAGACCtgtaattgaatcaattttacaataaaagagACCCAATTGAtatgggaaaaagaaaagaaacatatttaacatttcGGACCAAAATAGGAACTTCTGGTGAGATTAAACCTATGattaaaacaatgtaaataaataataatattgtaattaaattttagttattagttataatgtaatatttagcaggcttaaaatataattttagttactATTTTCAtctatattgtttaatttagttttatttttttcatattcaatatgttctttttttttaatttggtcttttttttttacaaagtttaaatagttaaaataaaatgatctaCGTGTCACAtgtcattttatgatttttttaaatttaaaaaatttatttatgtatcaAGTCAACATTGTGTCATGTGACCATGTTTTGTGAGATGTGATAATGTAGTGTCACATATGAAGTTATTATTAATTCAACATGTAAGTTTTAATACACATTTCAGTGtctttatattcaatttagtcttaatttttgttaattttgttcaatttgatcttaaattttgttaattttttttaattcagtttgagttctaaattttaaaaggaaaatacttcattatttttaaaattagatgaaaaattcttcatcatttttaaaactagaagaaatttttttcactatctttaaaattaaaagaaaaattcttcattagttttaaattagaagaaaaattcttcattatttttcaaattagaaggaaattcttcattatttttaaaattagaaagaaaactcttcattgtttttaaaattagaaggaaaattatttattatttttaaaattataatgaaaaatcttctttattttttaaattacaagaaaaattctacaattcttttaaattagaaaaaaaattcttcattatttttaaactaactctaatcttatttgttacatgttgaaaaacataaaatataataattatattccattaatatagttatagttggtttaaaaataatgaaaggaatatttaataaaatgtgaattttaataaaaattaaatttagtctCAATTTAGAAAAGGACAATTGggattaaattgaacaaaattatcaaaaaattggaCTTAATTCTGaacttaataaatgaaaattaggattaaattgaatataagatATTGTAATACTGATATTAACTTGACACATGACATTGACACTGACTTGACACTTGTCACGTGATACTAACATTGCCAAATGGCACAAAATTGACTTAACATATggacaaattttttaaattaataaaaaaaataaaagattaaaaaggttaaaaataaaaataaaaaaatcataaactaacATGTGACACATAATTCATCTTCcgttatttaaatatccttaaaaatgattaaattaatcaaaattgacaaaaaattatgagcatattgaatataaaaaagtagaactaaattgaataaaatagaaaaaaataaaggcaAATGGTATTTAaaccaatattttaaaaagtaaatttaataattattttaatttttttattgaagataTTAATTAACAATTAGAACTTAAAACCCATTtacaatttacttttaatatatacacatatatttataattaaaaaaaattaaaataaaaaattaaaagaaaacatattaatcAATCTACCTATATACTCTTTGAATGGGAAAAgctaaaatttttaattaattctctTACATGCTTTGTCCACTTGAGTGAGAGGAATTTGTAGAGATTCGGTGGATGGATTTGAGGgtgaattaattgttgtttataTGAGTGGATTTGGAAATAAATGAGAAGagatttaaaagtaaagtttataagaattagtgtacaatttatttgattttgcaaataaaaaattgtttgattgataaagattgaagattaaaaaaaacacctaattattaaaataatacaaaatgataattactaatattatatttaattgtaaaaatgtttataaaaagaaaaaaaattaaaattaattattaaaatgtaaaaattataatttagtaaattgaaataatctttttttaaactataatatttttttaacataaggACAATGCTATTTTAAcatcaacatttatttattctcatgctatctttagttaattttttacattttttttataaatacaaaaattttattttttataaccaCATAACTGTCAAATTGCAAAATGAactcaaacaatattttttcataaaataaaatagaggaAACATGGAGAAAGCACCAAGATTACATGGCAAGAGCAGTATCTGATGAACAAAAGCACCAAGCTTCGAAACACAGTGAATAGAGAAAACATATTTTGGCTTGCTGGAACCGAATAAAGCATGCCAGGAATCGGATACAAGAGTGAGTACACCATGGCCAACGAATTTCTATGTTTTTCTTCATACTCTTGGAACCGAATACAGGTTCCAAGGAATCGAATAAGCCTGAAAgagatttcattttcttcatctaaATGCACTATCATAAgctaaatgtgtttttattttgatataattgaaaatggaattatataataattagaagACAATTCAGACCTTTTATATTCAATCCTTCTAAATCTCATCACATCTGCCGATGAAAAAGTGATCCATTCCGCAAATctacttatattattttctacattTCATGAACAGTACAGTACAATCTGTTAATGTGAAaacagtaaaaaataaattatgttggatctaattttgatatatggTAACATGATAAAAAAGGATTGGACTAAcctgttttataatttttaaatgtatttgtcTCCTTATTAAGAGACCATTAAAGTATGCAGaggtaatttttaaattgtgtttttaaatggtttttaatttatttttttgttgatatttaattaaaactaattaaactaatttcgTTATCCTgttaataacaattaaaaaatttataaaagtcaGCGGAGGGGAAAATATTTGTAAGTTTTGAATTGGAAATATATGATTGGatgtttttggtaaaaaaaaaaaaaggcaggGTTTGTACTTTCATGGGTTGGTCtgataaatgtaattaatgagACCACGTTCATATGTCCACGGTCTGTCCATTTGTTACTTGGTCGTACAAGTTTTATGGTAATTTAagatcataaataaaataggtaCTCTTTAAGGGTCAAAATGAGCGGGATCATTTATGATGAATTGAGTTGactctattatttaaaaataaaataaaataaattatcaattaatttaatatatatatatatatatatatatatatatatatatatatatatttatattgctgatagat
This DNA window, taken from Vigna radiata var. radiata cultivar VC1973A chromosome 5, Vradiata_ver6, whole genome shotgun sequence, encodes the following:
- the LOC106759874 gene encoding cellulose synthase-like protein H1, giving the protein MANEKSLPLYDKIWVKYTFSRTMDSLILLLLFLLLGYRIFHDDSNTFPFFVAVICESWFTFAWILVINTKWSPAYTRTYIDRLLLRVPEPELPSVDLFVTTADPVLEPPIITINTVLSLLALDYPTNKLACYVSDDGCSPLNFYALLEASKFAKLWVPFCKNYNIQLRVPFRYFSNNTNPANNEHSPEFIQDWRRLKKEYEDLCSKIMNASQNSIPLIGEFAIFSDTQLRNHPTIIKVICENKGHSDELPHLVYVCREKKQEHPHHHKAGAMNVLTRISGVMTNAPFXLNVDCDMYVXNPKIVQHALCILLDSXGEKEVAXAQCIQQFYDGLKDDPFGNQLVAKFLYLXGGXAGIQGIXYXGTNCXHRRKVIYGLSPDHHIRNGKKHHDITDEKLSEKKRIFGSSKRFLESATDALEGKTLASNDNILKYVEAAKEVGSAEYDHGTGWGKQVGWMYGSIAEDALTGLKIHTQGWRSETCSPELIPFMGCSPQDFITVMIQQKRWVSGLLDILLSKHSPILGTLFGKLQFRQCLGYLWAQTWGLRSVPEICYTLLPAYCIINNYTFFPKELGQWILVIVFVMYNISTLVEYLRTGLSIRTWLNSERMARITTTNAWFFGFLHFLLKLFGISDSVFEITKKEQSSSNEGAKENNGKFTFNNSQIFVPGTTILLIQITALVTKLLGWQAPVRNGHRSGIGELFCCSYLVVCYWPFFKGLFGKGKYGIPLSTICKSVVLTLLFLYFCRAYQG